The Candidatus Planktophila sp. genome has a segment encoding these proteins:
- a CDS encoding penicillin-binding protein 2, which translates to MGNFALAHGRIRLLVLVITVFMLLFGARLVQVQALQAGDYRLRAVNEMENTRSLLAPRGEITDVHGVAFARSVAATSIVVDQTQITNPSRVASFVAPILGLTVAEVESSITGERKWSMVFQNAKPATWQKLSSEIANYNEKFPAMSPQRIIGFFPESSYIREYPSGSLIASLVGFVNRSGVGATGLESSMNSIISGVDGKYSYANGYGAEIPGSQSEIIPAQAGTSVRLTIDRDIQWVASKAISDAVKSSRAISGTVIVLDPATGEILAHATAPTFNPNHTSKVSLVAMRNPSVQDVYEPGSTGKVMTVAAALEEKKITPETVFTIPYTLKRSNRVFHDHEKHPTQRLTSSGVLAVSSNTGTIQIGELLPNQVLFNYLSKFGVGVKTGSGLPGESRGILPEVADWSGTTAPTVAFGQGYSLTSMQATSIFATIANNGVRVSPTVIAGTSDSSGNYTPAQGRTSERVISIETAKAMRIMMESVVSSAGTAPSAAINGYRVAGKTGTAMRIDDTCGCYRGYTASFIGFAPADKPAYVISVTIQDPKGMHWGGALGGPVFKKVMSFVLQSRHIAPTGTTVIPVALTERDLVAKKVTHAKTSK; encoded by the coding sequence ATGGGTAATTTTGCCCTTGCGCACGGCCGCATTCGACTCTTAGTGCTGGTAATTACTGTCTTTATGCTCTTGTTTGGAGCTCGCCTCGTCCAAGTCCAAGCCTTACAGGCGGGGGACTATCGATTGCGCGCAGTTAATGAAATGGAAAATACTCGTTCGCTTCTTGCCCCTCGCGGTGAAATAACCGATGTACATGGAGTTGCTTTTGCGAGAAGCGTTGCAGCCACAAGCATTGTTGTCGATCAAACACAGATCACAAATCCTTCACGTGTAGCAAGTTTTGTTGCACCAATTTTAGGTTTAACGGTTGCAGAAGTTGAATCAAGCATTACCGGTGAGCGTAAATGGAGCATGGTCTTTCAAAATGCTAAACCTGCAACTTGGCAGAAATTGAGCTCAGAGATAGCAAATTATAATGAAAAATTTCCGGCGATGAGTCCTCAGCGCATCATAGGTTTTTTCCCAGAAAGTAGCTATATTCGCGAATATCCCTCAGGTTCACTCATAGCATCTCTTGTTGGCTTTGTTAATCGCAGTGGAGTGGGAGCAACTGGCCTTGAATCCAGTATGAACTCCATAATTTCAGGAGTTGACGGCAAATACTCCTATGCCAATGGGTATGGGGCTGAAATTCCGGGATCCCAGTCTGAAATAATTCCAGCGCAAGCAGGAACGTCGGTGCGTTTGACTATTGACCGTGATATTCAGTGGGTAGCTTCCAAGGCAATCTCTGATGCCGTTAAATCATCAAGAGCCATAAGTGGAACCGTCATTGTTCTGGATCCTGCAACAGGTGAAATTTTAGCTCATGCTACAGCTCCGACCTTTAATCCAAATCACACATCTAAAGTCTCCCTCGTTGCGATGCGAAATCCTTCCGTGCAAGATGTTTACGAACCTGGCTCAACAGGAAAAGTTATGACAGTTGCCGCGGCCTTAGAGGAGAAAAAAATAACTCCCGAAACAGTATTTACGATTCCTTACACTCTGAAGCGTTCTAATAGAGTTTTTCATGATCATGAAAAACATCCCACTCAACGTCTGACTTCTTCGGGTGTTTTAGCGGTTTCAAGCAATACAGGCACAATCCAGATCGGAGAACTCCTACCTAACCAAGTACTTTTTAATTATCTTTCGAAGTTCGGCGTTGGTGTGAAAACTGGTTCGGGGCTTCCGGGTGAATCACGAGGAATTCTGCCTGAAGTAGCTGATTGGTCAGGAACAACTGCTCCTACGGTTGCATTTGGCCAGGGATACTCATTAACGTCGATGCAGGCCACCAGTATTTTTGCGACGATTGCAAATAACGGTGTACGAGTCTCTCCAACTGTAATTGCTGGTACGAGTGATTCAAGTGGAAACTACACTCCTGCGCAAGGTCGCACGAGTGAGCGAGTTATTAGTATTGAAACCGCAAAGGCGATGCGAATAATGATGGAGAGTGTAGTTTCATCTGCGGGAACCGCGCCTAGTGCGGCGATAAATGGCTATCGAGTCGCTGGAAAAACCGGAACTGCAATGCGCATCGATGACACGTGTGGGTGTTATCGCGGCTACACCGCATCATTTATTGGCTTTGCACCTGCAGATAAACCTGCCTACGTAATCAGCGTAACGATTCAAGATCCTAAGGGAATGCATTGGGGCGGCGCGCTTGGTGGTCCAGTTTTCAAAAAGGTTATGTCTTTTGTTTTACAGAGTCGACACATTGCACCAACTGGTACAACTGTGATTCCGGTGGCACTCACGGAAAGAGATTTAGTGGCAAAGAAGGTGACACATGCAAAGACCTCTAAATAA
- a CDS encoding UDP-N-acetylmuramoyl-L-alanyl-D-glutamate--2,6-diaminopimelate ligase produces MQRPLNNSNKNLASILSLVGATSTLNQGELSAVEITGVSQASSSIVAGDIFVALPGEKYHGADFAIDAIAKGAVAVLSDAVGASKISGVPVLISSNPRRSAGVLSAWFYGEPMRDLYSIGVTGTNGKTTVTTLLHQIMQAVGRESGLIGTVEVRIGSEALLSKRTTPESSELQALCALMRERHMHNIIMEVSSHAISLERVRGSHFAVVGFTNLSQDHLDFHKSMESYFKVKAELFTFEFADLAVINIDDQYGARLADLTQLPVITLSRSNSKASWHYTSITRDYVGASVSIRGSGGILIEGKTCLYGGFNYDNLLMAVAIAVESGVDPIDVAAIIPILTGAKGRLEAVRLGQKFTALVDYAHSPDAVARVLETAHDISDGNVIAVLGCGGDRDRSKRSLMGMALRNGADVAIFTSDNPRSEDPEVILEQMTENIEILAPNQVISDRTLAIKTAVNHAKTGDVVIILGKGHEMGQEINGVIHAFDDRIELARAIEDKR; encoded by the coding sequence ATGCAAAGACCTCTAAATAATTCCAACAAAAATCTTGCTTCAATCCTCTCCTTAGTTGGCGCAACATCAACTTTGAATCAAGGAGAATTATCCGCGGTTGAAATAACGGGAGTATCACAAGCTAGTAGCAGTATTGTTGCAGGCGACATCTTTGTAGCGTTGCCTGGTGAAAAATATCACGGCGCCGACTTTGCAATCGATGCAATTGCCAAAGGTGCTGTGGCAGTTCTTAGCGATGCTGTAGGGGCATCAAAGATTAGTGGAGTGCCAGTTTTAATTAGTTCAAATCCGCGTCGATCAGCAGGGGTCTTAAGTGCTTGGTTCTATGGCGAACCCATGCGAGATTTATATAGCATTGGAGTTACTGGTACGAACGGTAAAACTACAGTAACGACTTTACTGCACCAGATTATGCAAGCAGTAGGACGAGAAAGCGGGCTCATTGGTACGGTAGAGGTTCGGATAGGTAGCGAGGCGCTATTGAGTAAAAGAACGACACCAGAGAGTTCAGAGTTACAGGCGCTCTGTGCGCTTATGCGAGAACGTCATATGCACAATATCATCATGGAAGTTTCAAGTCACGCAATAAGTTTGGAGAGAGTTCGAGGAAGTCACTTCGCTGTAGTTGGATTCACAAATCTTTCTCAAGACCACTTAGATTTTCATAAATCAATGGAGAGTTATTTTAAAGTCAAGGCCGAACTCTTCACCTTCGAGTTTGCTGACCTTGCTGTCATTAATATTGACGACCAATACGGTGCGAGACTGGCAGATTTAACTCAACTTCCCGTAATAACGCTTTCTCGTTCTAATTCAAAGGCGAGTTGGCATTACACATCAATTACTCGTGACTATGTTGGTGCCTCAGTTTCAATTAGGGGAAGCGGCGGAATTCTCATCGAAGGCAAAACTTGCCTTTACGGCGGATTCAATTATGACAATCTGCTTATGGCTGTAGCTATTGCTGTTGAAAGTGGAGTCGATCCGATTGACGTGGCTGCAATAATTCCGATACTAACTGGAGCAAAAGGCCGACTAGAGGCAGTTCGTCTAGGACAAAAATTCACTGCGCTGGTTGATTACGCACACTCTCCCGATGCTGTTGCACGTGTTCTAGAAACCGCCCATGATATTTCAGATGGAAATGTCATCGCGGTTTTGGGCTGTGGTGGAGATAGGGATAGATCAAAGCGGTCCTTAATGGGAATGGCACTTCGAAATGGTGCGGATGTAGCAATTTTCACTAGCGATAACCCACGAAGTGAAGATCCTGAGGTTATTCTGGAACAAATGACAGAAAACATTGAGATTTTAGCGCCAAATCAAGTAATCAGTGATCGCACATTAGCGATTAAAACCGCCGTCAATCACGCCAAAACTGGTGATGTTGTGATTATCTTAGGCAAAGGCCATGAAATGGGGCAGGAGATAAATGGAGTTATTCATGCCTTTGATGATCGCATCGAATTAGCCCGAGCGATTGAGGATAAGAGATGA
- the mraZ gene encoding division/cell wall cluster transcriptional repressor MraZ encodes MFLGTHEPRLDEKGRLILPAKFREELASGLVITKGQERCLYVFPSSEFEVITQTLKQAPVTAKAARDYSRVMFAGAHDEIPDRQGRITIPQNLRTYAGLEKDCVVIGANTRVEIWDSTSWNEYLADREKSFADVSEEVFPGLF; translated from the coding sequence ATGTTTCTTGGTACCCATGAACCACGTCTTGATGAAAAAGGCCGACTCATTCTTCCCGCGAAATTTCGAGAAGAGTTGGCTTCTGGTTTAGTCATTACTAAAGGTCAAGAGCGTTGTCTCTATGTTTTTCCGTCGAGTGAATTTGAAGTTATAACACAGACGTTGAAACAAGCACCGGTCACAGCTAAAGCAGCTCGCGATTACAGCCGAGTGATGTTTGCCGGCGCGCACGATGAGATTCCAGATCGACAAGGTCGCATAACAATTCCGCAAAATCTTCGTACATATGCCGGACTTGAAAAGGATTGCGTAGTCATTGGTGCAAACACACGTGTTGAAATTTGGGATTCAACATCGTGGAATGAGTATTTAGCAGATCGCGAAAAGAGCTTTGCAGATGTTTCTGAGGAGGTCTTTCCAGGTTTGTTCTAA
- a CDS encoding DUF3040 domain-containing protein, with product MPLSDHEKRMLQEMEAALLTEDPRLFSALSGEARPPRRTRTLIGAALILSGTVTLFAGLVAKTTPVGVLGFLIALTGVIAIVSSVGTRSPRIKGARKKTGLGSRLEERWDERNNQ from the coding sequence ATGCCACTATCTGATCATGAGAAGCGAATGCTCCAGGAGATGGAGGCTGCGCTCTTAACCGAGGATCCACGCCTATTTTCAGCCTTATCTGGTGAAGCTCGGCCGCCGCGCCGCACGCGAACTCTAATTGGTGCAGCTCTCATTCTCAGTGGAACCGTCACACTCTTTGCTGGCTTAGTAGCTAAAACGACACCCGTTGGGGTTCTTGGCTTTCTCATCGCACTTACTGGAGTAATTGCGATTGTCTCCTCTGTGGGAACACGCAGCCCTCGCATAAAAGGCGCTCGCAAAAAAACTGGTCTCGGCTCACGCCTTGAAGAGCGTTGGGATGAGCGTAATAATCAATAA
- the murD gene encoding UDP-N-acetylmuramoyl-L-alanine--D-glutamate ligase, translating to MGSKVDTMLLNLGSKRVLVLGAGVTGNAVAKTLIAYGALVDLVDENSNVHSVFSVMNPKSVKLSDYSAVVISPGWQRDHPIILEAIATGIEIHNEIDIAWRIAQEICPNQKWLALTGTNGKTTTVEMTAAMLQRAGLNAIACGNVGNTVIEAVTHSDAFDYLIIELSSFQLHWIKEARFVCAAILNIAEDHLDWHGSFEEYCDAKFSILDRAEQAILNGEDSEIVLRANSFHGPKSFFSLGTPAPGELGVVEDLLIDRAFVNDPQEASMIAALKEIQPTLPHSVLNALAAAALARSVHVSYADIQSALIDFHPGRHRIESILISDGVSWIDDSKATNPHAASASIMSHLSVVWIAGGLAKGADMEWLVERTKDRIKAVILIGQDQKLIESALLKIAPAIPIVRIDIDHTKGELSNSLMESVVKAAQKFAASGDTVLLAPACASMDQFISYADRGDRFATAVRKLVSNEA from the coding sequence GTGGGTAGCAAAGTAGATACGATGTTGCTTAACTTAGGGTCAAAGAGAGTTTTAGTTCTTGGAGCCGGAGTTACAGGCAATGCAGTTGCAAAAACTTTGATTGCATATGGAGCACTCGTCGATTTAGTTGATGAGAATTCAAATGTACACAGTGTTTTTTCGGTTATGAATCCGAAGAGCGTTAAGCTATCTGATTATTCAGCGGTGGTTATTTCACCGGGTTGGCAACGCGATCACCCGATAATTCTTGAAGCTATTGCAACCGGGATTGAAATTCACAATGAAATTGATATCGCATGGAGGATTGCTCAGGAGATTTGTCCAAACCAAAAATGGTTGGCGTTGACTGGTACCAATGGAAAGACCACAACGGTCGAAATGACCGCTGCGATGCTCCAGCGCGCAGGTCTAAACGCCATTGCATGCGGTAACGTAGGCAATACGGTCATTGAAGCCGTGACACATAGCGACGCATTTGATTACTTAATTATTGAATTATCATCTTTTCAACTGCATTGGATAAAAGAGGCGAGGTTTGTTTGTGCGGCTATCTTAAATATTGCTGAGGACCATTTAGACTGGCATGGTAGTTTTGAGGAATATTGTGATGCAAAGTTTTCAATTCTAGATCGTGCAGAACAGGCAATTCTAAATGGCGAAGATTCAGAGATTGTACTTCGTGCCAACAGCTTTCATGGTCCTAAGAGTTTCTTCTCATTAGGTACGCCAGCACCAGGTGAACTTGGTGTGGTGGAAGATTTACTAATTGATCGTGCATTTGTGAATGATCCGCAAGAAGCCTCAATGATTGCCGCATTAAAGGAGATTCAACCGACTTTGCCGCATAGTGTATTGAATGCACTAGCCGCTGCAGCTTTGGCTCGAAGTGTGCACGTTTCATATGCAGATATTCAGAGTGCGCTTATTGATTTTCATCCTGGCCGGCACCGCATAGAATCAATTTTAATTTCAGATGGAGTTTCATGGATAGATGATTCAAAAGCGACTAATCCGCATGCCGCCTCGGCCTCAATTATGTCGCACCTTTCTGTGGTGTGGATAGCTGGTGGATTAGCAAAGGGCGCTGACATGGAGTGGCTGGTCGAGCGGACAAAGGATCGGATCAAAGCAGTAATTTTGATAGGTCAAGATCAGAAGTTGATTGAGTCGGCTTTATTGAAAATTGCGCCGGCGATACCCATAGTAAGAATTGATATAGACCACACAAAGGGTGAATTATCCAATTCACTAATGGAGAGCGTTGTAAAGGCTGCGCAAAAATTTGCTGCATCTGGGGATACGGTTTTATTGGCACCGGCTTGTGCATCCATGGATCAATTTATTTCGTACGCTGATAGAGGAGATCGATTCGCTACAGCGGTAAGAAAACTGGTTTCCAATGAAGCATAA
- the murF gene encoding UDP-N-acetylmuramoyl-tripeptide--D-alanyl-D-alanine ligase yields MITLTAGEIALLVGGELHCDSNLLISKAPVFDSRLATPGSFFLALKGENIDGHEFVAEAYRLGSVFSLTTRLIDGPCIIVKDVILATAVLAAFIRTRLSNLSVIAVTGSQGKTSTKDLLAHMLAAVGPTVAPFSSFNNNLGLPITLLECDERTRFCILEMGARHKGDITRLCEIARPDIGVVLVVGTAHFSEFGSQLAIAETKSELVQALGKKGIAVLGCYDEFTPAMASLHDGVVITFGERSDVDVRAADVEIREGRPHFDLVTKAGRDAVGMRLIGAHQVSNALAAAAVGTALSLPLEIIASSLSTAEVHSKWRMELVELDELLLINDAYNANPASMEAALRSLAFFAQERGGQSWGFLGKMHELGESGEIASRDIGTLASEIGIDHLVIVNAPEYGTGVGPMQFHHVANIAEATNFVNYFAPGDIVLVKASRAEHFELLAQEIRELWMLKVSSHK; encoded by the coding sequence ATGATTACTTTAACTGCCGGCGAGATTGCTCTACTTGTTGGTGGAGAACTTCATTGCGATTCTAACTTACTAATATCAAAAGCGCCTGTGTTTGATTCGAGATTGGCGACACCAGGTAGTTTTTTTCTTGCATTAAAAGGTGAAAATATCGATGGCCATGAATTCGTTGCAGAGGCGTATCGTCTTGGATCAGTATTTTCACTTACTACTCGCTTAATCGATGGCCCTTGCATAATAGTTAAAGATGTAATATTGGCAACTGCTGTACTTGCCGCCTTTATACGTACTCGATTGAGCAACTTATCGGTTATCGCAGTTACGGGCTCGCAAGGTAAAACTAGTACGAAGGATTTATTAGCTCATATGCTGGCTGCGGTTGGTCCAACTGTTGCTCCATTCAGTTCATTTAACAATAATTTAGGATTGCCTATAACACTTCTCGAGTGTGACGAGCGAACCCGTTTCTGTATTTTGGAGATGGGGGCGCGCCATAAAGGAGATATTACGCGATTATGTGAAATTGCTAGGCCAGATATAGGAGTTGTATTGGTTGTAGGAACTGCTCACTTTAGTGAGTTCGGTTCACAGTTGGCAATCGCAGAAACTAAGAGTGAGCTTGTTCAAGCTTTGGGCAAAAAAGGAATCGCAGTTTTAGGATGTTATGATGAATTTACTCCAGCGATGGCTTCACTACACGATGGCGTTGTCATTACCTTTGGAGAGAGAAGTGACGTCGATGTTCGTGCGGCAGATGTAGAAATTCGCGAAGGTAGACCGCACTTTGATCTTGTGACTAAGGCAGGTCGTGATGCAGTAGGAATGCGGTTAATCGGTGCCCACCAAGTTTCAAACGCCTTGGCTGCCGCTGCCGTAGGCACTGCACTCTCACTCCCTCTAGAAATTATTGCGAGTTCTCTATCGACAGCAGAAGTACATAGCAAGTGGAGAATGGAGTTGGTTGAGTTAGATGAGTTACTTCTAATCAATGACGCTTACAATGCCAACCCAGCATCAATGGAGGCAGCGCTCCGATCTCTGGCTTTTTTTGCCCAAGAACGTGGGGGTCAATCCTGGGGATTTTTAGGAAAAATGCATGAGCTCGGCGAGTCAGGAGAGATTGCGAGCAGAGACATTGGCACTCTTGCATCTGAGATTGGTATTGACCATTTAGTAATTGTGAATGCCCCTGAGTATGGAACTGGAGTCGGTCCTATGCAATTCCACCATGTAGCAAATATTGCCGAGGCCACTAATTTCGTTAATTATTTTGCGCCGGGAGACATAGTTTTAGTAAAAGCTTCACGCGCTGAACATTTTGAGCTTCTCGCCCAAGAAATACGTGAGCTCTGGATGCTAAAAGTGAGTAGCCACAAGTGA
- the mraY gene encoding phospho-N-acetylmuramoyl-pentapeptide-transferase — protein MRQILIAAAVALLFSLFGTRGLIKILAIRGYGQIIRDDGPSSHHIKRGTPTMGGIILIAAALVGYLTAHLLTQNSLTISAVLVLGLVIALGVLGFIDDWLKVSRQKSLGLTAKQKLFGQASIAAIFGGLGINFADTSSLTPISYYLSGVRETSLYLGPIIAVAWVVIMVMSASNGVNLADGLDGLATGAAVMTFLAFILIGVWEFGQGCAINVGTGCYQVRDPLDLAVLAAAFAGSCTGFLWWNASPARIFMGDTGSLALGGALAGLAATLRVELLLIPLGGLFVIITMSVVIQRLYFKISGGKRVFKMAPLQHHFELLGWGEVTIVIRFWIIAGLFVALGLGLFYAQWVAK, from the coding sequence GTGAGACAAATCCTAATTGCCGCCGCAGTTGCGCTTTTGTTTTCACTTTTTGGTACTCGAGGGTTAATAAAGATTCTTGCAATACGCGGTTACGGGCAGATAATTCGTGATGATGGACCAAGTAGTCACCATATAAAACGCGGCACCCCTACTATGGGAGGCATAATCCTCATTGCTGCCGCTCTTGTTGGATATTTAACGGCGCACCTTCTAACACAAAACTCGCTCACAATTTCTGCGGTACTAGTCTTAGGCTTAGTAATTGCATTGGGAGTGCTCGGCTTTATTGATGATTGGCTTAAAGTCTCTCGACAAAAATCTTTAGGTTTAACGGCTAAACAAAAACTCTTCGGACAGGCATCAATAGCTGCCATTTTCGGTGGACTTGGAATTAATTTTGCGGACACATCGTCTCTTACGCCAATTTCATACTACCTCTCTGGCGTGCGTGAAACCTCTTTATATCTTGGTCCAATAATTGCAGTCGCTTGGGTAGTTATAATGGTGATGTCAGCGAGCAATGGTGTAAATCTTGCAGATGGTTTAGATGGTCTTGCAACTGGTGCAGCTGTAATGACATTTTTAGCCTTTATTTTGATAGGTGTGTGGGAGTTTGGACAGGGTTGCGCAATAAATGTCGGAACAGGGTGTTATCAAGTTCGAGATCCACTGGATTTAGCAGTATTAGCCGCTGCATTTGCAGGTTCTTGCACTGGTTTCCTATGGTGGAATGCATCTCCTGCAAGGATTTTTATGGGCGATACCGGTTCACTTGCTCTCGGCGGGGCATTGGCTGGACTAGCTGCAACGCTGCGCGTAGAACTTCTACTGATTCCACTCGGTGGACTTTTTGTAATAATTACGATGTCTGTGGTTATTCAACGCCTTTATTTCAAAATTAGTGGCGGAAAACGTGTATTTAAGATGGCTCCTTTGCAACATCACTTTGAACTCTTAGGATGGGGTGAAGTCACAATCGTAATTAGATTTTGGATAATTGCTGGACTATTCGTTGCATTAGGTCTAGGACTCTTCTATGCCCAGTGGGTAGCAAAGTAG
- the rsmH gene encoding 16S rRNA (cytosine(1402)-N(4))-methyltransferase RsmH, with protein sequence MIDKNAHISVMRDRCIELLEPAIKATEHPVIVDATLGLGGHTEALLEKFPTLTVIGIDRDQDALARATQSLAAYSDRLLTFHTSFDAIGSVVESFGYTHIAGALFDLGVSSMQLDETNRGFSYSHDAPLDMRMDQSQSLTAAEIINTYEPGQLVRILRSYGEEKYATRVVESIVKARAKEPLNSTAQLATLVKNAIPAATRRTGGNPAKRTFQALRIETNDELGAITRALPEALKLLRVGGRLVVMSFQSLEDRIVKDLFIGSTTSGTPRELPFELPELAAKFSLVFRGSETSDVQELEGNSRSASVRLRAIERVAA encoded by the coding sequence ATGATTGATAAAAACGCACACATATCTGTAATGCGAGATAGATGCATTGAACTCCTCGAGCCTGCAATTAAGGCAACAGAGCATCCAGTAATTGTTGATGCGACATTAGGCCTTGGAGGACACACAGAAGCCTTGCTAGAAAAGTTTCCAACACTAACTGTTATTGGTATCGATCGCGATCAAGATGCATTGGCTAGAGCAACTCAGAGTTTGGCGGCATACTCTGATCGTCTACTTACTTTTCATACCAGTTTTGATGCAATTGGCAGTGTTGTAGAATCATTTGGCTATACACACATTGCTGGTGCACTTTTTGATCTTGGTGTTTCATCCATGCAGCTTGATGAAACAAATCGTGGCTTTTCATACTCACATGATGCTCCACTTGATATGCGGATGGATCAGAGCCAAAGTCTAACTGCCGCCGAAATCATCAATACGTATGAACCAGGTCAATTAGTTCGAATTTTGCGTTCTTACGGTGAAGAGAAATATGCCACTCGCGTTGTTGAATCGATTGTAAAGGCACGTGCAAAAGAACCTCTTAATTCAACTGCCCAGCTTGCTACATTGGTCAAGAATGCTATACCTGCTGCCACTCGTCGTACCGGTGGCAATCCAGCCAAGCGAACATTTCAAGCCCTTCGCATAGAAACGAACGATGAGCTTGGTGCGATAACTCGAGCTCTGCCAGAAGCACTTAAATTGCTACGCGTTGGAGGACGACTTGTGGTTATGTCCTTTCAATCTCTTGAAGATCGAATTGTAAAAGATCTTTTTATTGGCTCGACAACATCTGGAACACCTCGCGAACTTCCATTCGAGTTACCTGAATTAGCAGCTAAGTTTTCGCTTGTCTTTCGCGGAAGCGAAACATCTGATGTCCAAGAACTCGAGGGAAATTCACGTTCGGCATCAGTTCGTCTGCGCGCTATTGAAAGAGTGGCCGCATAA
- the ftsW gene encoding putative lipid II flippase FtsW: protein MKHKANENVFTKPINLYYMLIGSTLALSILGVIMVFSASSIHSLDAKGSTYAIVIRQIFFLLVSIPMAWVLSRLPLSRWRLIARFGAITSVLLLIAVQVVGKSVNGNHNWISLGFVDVQPSEIAKFLMILWAGFILSKRENSGRVQTNVITLIAPIFALCIILILLGNDLGTACVFAFILAGLLWVSGVRLGIFAGLISFGFAGVAALIVSAPYRMQRFAVLLNPFAEEQYKNSGWQPAHSILGLASGGLFGVGLGASRQKWGNLAEAHTDFIFSVIGEELGLFGTLTTLALLAILLFSIFRIALRAKDSMVRYVSSGIGCWIAIQVILNIGSTLSVLPVVGVTLPFVSYGGSALVATYMGIGFVIGAARRDPEIIDSLRKSEHRWLL, encoded by the coding sequence ATGAAGCATAAAGCGAATGAAAATGTTTTTACTAAACCAATCAATCTGTACTACATGTTAATAGGCAGCACCTTAGCCTTGAGCATATTAGGTGTGATTATGGTTTTTTCAGCGTCTTCTATTCACTCACTAGATGCCAAGGGTTCGACATATGCAATCGTCATTCGTCAAATATTTTTTCTTCTAGTCTCAATACCGATGGCATGGGTATTATCGCGATTACCTTTATCACGCTGGAGATTGATAGCACGTTTCGGTGCGATCACTTCTGTATTACTGTTAATAGCGGTTCAAGTTGTTGGTAAAAGTGTCAACGGAAATCACAATTGGATTAGTCTAGGTTTCGTAGATGTTCAGCCGAGTGAGATCGCTAAATTTCTCATGATACTGTGGGCAGGTTTCATTTTATCTAAGCGCGAAAATTCCGGAAGAGTGCAAACAAATGTAATAACGTTAATTGCACCAATCTTCGCCTTGTGCATTATTTTAATTTTGCTAGGAAACGACCTTGGAACCGCCTGCGTTTTTGCCTTTATTTTGGCGGGATTGCTATGGGTTTCAGGGGTTCGCTTGGGTATTTTTGCCGGTCTCATTAGTTTTGGTTTTGCAGGCGTAGCGGCACTAATAGTAAGTGCGCCTTATCGCATGCAGCGTTTTGCAGTTTTGCTCAACCCCTTTGCAGAAGAGCAGTACAAGAACTCAGGATGGCAACCAGCCCATAGCATCTTGGGACTTGCCAGCGGCGGTCTATTTGGCGTAGGGCTCGGAGCAAGTCGGCAGAAGTGGGGAAATTTAGCTGAAGCCCATACCGATTTCATTTTTTCAGTAATTGGAGAGGAGTTAGGTTTATTTGGAACTTTAACCACTCTTGCATTGCTTGCAATTCTACTTTTTTCAATTTTCAGGATTGCACTGAGGGCAAAGGACTCTATGGTTCGATATGTAAGCTCTGGAATCGGATGCTGGATAGCAATACAAGTTATTCTTAATATCGGTTCAACATTAAGTGTTCTTCCAGTGGTTGGAGTTACGTTGCCATTTGTTTCTTACGGCGGTTCAGCACTTGTTGCAACGTATATGGGAATTGGTTTTGTGATTGGAGCGGCACGACGAGATCCTGAAATAATTGATAGTTTAAGAAAGAGTGAACATAGATGGCTACTGTAG